The following nucleotide sequence is from Candidatus Deferrimicrobiaceae bacterium.
CGCTCGAAGGGGGTGCGTGAGGGCCGCGGAGACATGGGCGGTATTATATAAGGAAATCCGGCCGGAAAGGGTTAGAACGCGGGGAAGCTTTGGAGAAACCGGGAGAGGATCCCCTCGGGGAGGAAGGTCGCGCCGTGCGGGACCCTCCCGAGGTACCGATCCCCCGCGATCCGTCGCACCTCCCCCTCGTTGCTTTCCCTCGCCGGGGACCGTTCCGCGGTCCGGTCGTTGAGGATCACCCCGAGGAGGAAAAGCCCCTCCGCCCGAAGATAGTGCGTGGTGAGCTTCAGGTGGTTCAGGACCCCGAGGCGATTCTCCGCCACCACCAGCACGGGGAGACGCGCCTCCCTGGCCAGGTCGGTAAAGGAATACCCCTCCCGGATCTCCACCGTGACTCCTCCCGCACCCTCCACCAAGACGATGTCGGAGACTTCGGCCGCCCCCGCGATCGCCGCACGGATCCGCCCGGTATCGATCGTCACTCCGTCCCGGCGCGCGGCAAGGTGGGGGGAAAGCGGGGCCGATAGAGGATACGGGCAGACCTCGGGGAGGGGCAGGCGCGGGGCGATCGCTTCCCGCAGGAGGGAGGCATCGGCCGGGAACGGCGCGCCGTCCGCGCCGGTTTCGCACCCGGACTCCACCGGCTTCAGCGGCCGCACGGCAAGCCCCTCCCGCCGCATCGCTTTCCCGAGCAGGCAGGAGACGTACGTTTTCCCCGCCCCCGTATCGGTCGCCGTGACAAGGATGGCCTTCCGGGGGACATTCCTGGCTATTATCTTTTCCCGGCTCAGGAGTGTCCCCCCCCAAGAACCGCTTCGATCGCCCAGGCGGCGGAGCGGACCAGGAACTCGATCTCCGATTCGGAGGAGGAGAGGGGCGGCATGAGGACGATGACGTCGCCCAGGGGGCGGAGGATGACTCCGCGCTCCCTCACCTTCCGGACCACGCGCTGACCGATTTTCTCCCCCGCCGGGAACCGCTCGCGGGTCCCGCGGTCCGCCACGATCTCGATCCCCGCCATCAGCCCCTTCCGCCGGATCTCCCCCACGTTCCGGTGCCCGGACAGCTCCGCAAGCTCCCGCGCCATCGTCTCGGAGAGGCGGGACACCCGGGGGAGGACCTCCTCCCGCTCGAAGATCGAGAGGGTCGCGATCGCGGCCGCGCATCCGAGGGGGTTGGCGGTATAGGAATGACCGTGGAAAAACGTCTTGAACTCCTCGTACCGTC
It contains:
- the bioD gene encoding dethiobiotin synthase, with product MGDRVPGPLRRLGDRSGSWGGTLLSREKIIARNVPRKAILVTATDTGAGKTYVSCLLGKAMRREGLAVRPLKPVESGCETGADGAPFPADASLLREAIAPRLPLPEVCPYPLSAPLSPHLAARRDGVTIDTGRIRAAIAGAAEVSDIVLVEGAGGVTVEIREGYSFTDLAREARLPVLVVAENRLGVLNHLKLTTHYLRAEGLFLLGVILNDRTAERSPARESNEGEVRRIAGDRYLGRVPHGATFLPEGILSRFLQSFPAF